A genomic stretch from Canis lupus familiaris isolate Mischka breed German Shepherd chromosome 15, alternate assembly UU_Cfam_GSD_1.0, whole genome shotgun sequence includes:
- the OR4N2B gene encoding olfactory receptor family 4 subfamily N member 2B → MEAENSTVVKEFILLGLTQSRNIQLLVFVLVLIFYFIILPGNFLIILTIRTDPGLTAPLYFFLGNLAFLDASYSFIVAPRMLVDFLSEKKVISYRGCITQLFFLHFLGGGEGLLLVVMAFDRYIAICRPLHYSTVMNPRACYALLLALWLGGFVHSIIQVALILRLPFCGPNRLDNFFCDVPQVIKLACTDTFVVELLMVFNSGLLTLLCFLGLLSSYAVILCHVHGSACEGKSKAVSTCTTHVMIILLMFGPAIFIYTRPFRALSADKVVSFFHTVIFPLLNPVIYTLRNQEVKTSMRRLLSRHVVC, encoded by the coding sequence ATGGAGGCAGAAAATAGCACAGTGGTGAAAGAATTCATCCTTCTTGGTCTAACCCAGTCTCGAAATATTCAGCTCTTGGTCTTTGTGCTAGTTTTAATCTTCTATTTCATCATCCTCCCTGGAAACTTCCTCATCATCCTCACCATCAGAACAGATCCTGGCCTCACAGCCCCCCTCTACTTCTTTCTGGGCAACTTGGCTTTCCTGGATGCATCCTACTCCTTCATTGTGGCTCCCAGGATGCTGGTGGACTTCCTTTCTGAGAAGAAGGTAATCTCCTACAGGGGTTGCATCACTCAGCTCTTTTTCTTGCACTTCCTTGGAGGAGGGGAAGGATTACTCCTTGTTGTGATGGCCTTTGACCGCTACATTGCCATCTGTCGGCCTTTACACTATTCAACTGTCATGAACCCTAGAGCCTGCTATGCCTTGCTATTGGCTCTGTGGCTTGGAGGCTTTGTCCACTCCATTATCCAGGTGGCCCTCATCCTCCGCTTGCCCTTCTGTGGCCCAAACCGACTGGATAACTTCTTCTGTGATGTGCCGCAGGTCATCAAGCTGGCCTGCACAGACACCTTTGTGGTGGAGCTTCTGATGGTCTTCAATAGTGGTCTGCTCACTCTCCTGTGCTTCTTGGGGCTCTTGTCTTCCTATGCAGTCATCCTCTGCCATGTACATGGGTCTGCTTGTGAAGGGAAGAGCAAAGCAGTGTCCACGTGTACCACTCATGTCATGATTATACTTCTCATGTTTGGGCCTGCCATCTTCATCTACACTCGCCCCTTCAGGGCTTTATCAGCTGACAAGGTAGTTTCCTTCTTTCACACTGTGATCTTTCCTTTGTTGAATCCTGTGATTTATACCCTTCGCAACCAAGAAGTGAAAACTTCCATGAGGAGGTTATTGAGTCGGCATGTGGTCTGCTGA